The nucleotide sequence ACCACTTACCAAAAGTGTAATAAATGGGTACTCCGGTTGCTGCCCATTAGTATCAAGTCTCGGTACCAACAAATGGCCTAGCATGTGATGAACACCAACAAACGGTACGTCCCATGATAGAGACATCGCTTTGGCGAAGTCTAAGCCCACACATAAAGATCCTGCCATCCCAGGGCCCCAAGTAGCACACACTAGATCGATTTTCCCTTTAGAAGCACTCTCTGTCAAGGCTTTCTGTACTACACCCGCAATACTCCGCTGGTGATGTTCATGGGCCCTTGTAGGAATCACTCCGCCATAATCTACACTATTCAAAGTACTTTTCCCCTCCCAAAGCACTTCTGCTGGTacacttttttctttccgATCTATGATTGCACAGCAAGTATCATCGCATGATGTTTCGATCGCTAAAACCCGATACAGACGTCGGAAACTCACAACATTCACATGTGATTTCAACCTAAATCCTAGCATTCCATATATGACATTCAACAGATCGTTTTAAGTTGTTATCCTATGTTACCGCTCAGATTCATTGCTGTATCTTTTGTATCTTCAGCTCGGAAAATGATCTGATGCCTTTTAAGTCCATCTTTTTCTGACATCCATGCACCATCAACACTTTTTCagaatttttcatcatcaaatgAGAAAGTTATAATCCTTTAAAGCTTTTGGCGAGTGCATAAAGAAAATCTGGGGACAAAACGCGGCATTGAAAAGTGCTACTGTACAGGCTGGCTGGGTCGTTATTAGAAAGGGTGAGTTATCATTACGTATTCTTCATTAGTGGGCGTATTGTTTCCTTTCTCTCTCGGTACATCTTAGAGAGACACTGATATTAATAcactaattttttttttcgatattcgttttctttcatcaGTGTTTATTCATCGCTGCACCCGAAAGAGCGAACAAAACAGATTAGGTTTGGTGTATCGAACTTTGTTACACTGTTGTTCGAATTCGCGTTGTCATTGAATTGGGAGACACATTGTGAATGTGTGTGGTTGAACTAGGATATACTTATTTATTCTACTCAAACTGTGCGTGTTAACATATCAACTCCGATGTTGTCTCTATCCTCTTCCATTCCTGTAGTAGGGACTCACGAGCACCCTAGTGAGGGGATATTTAAGTCCCAGCTTCCTTCGAAGCGTCACGGCTCATCTCTGCCTCCGCCAGCGGGCGAGGAAGATGGAAAATCCGATGAAACTGTATACTCGCCGATCCTTCATTGTATGTTAGCCGGAGGTATTGGAGGGGCCATAGGAGACTCTGCAATGCACTCATTGGACACCGTTAAGACCAGGCAGCAGGGTGCGCCAACTGTTCagaaatacaaaaacaTGATTGGTGCTTATAGAACTATCTTTGTTGAGGAAGGGTTGCCCAAGGGTTTATATGGAGGATACTCTGGTGCAATGCTCGGATCTTTCCCCAGCGCAGCTATCTTCTTCGCGACGTATGAGTTTACCAAGAGGAAAATGATCGGGGAATGGGAGATTAACGAGACGTTTTCGCACTTGACTGCTGGGTTCCTTGGTGATTTCGTTAGCAGTTTCGTTTACGTTCCGAGCGAAGTGTTAAAGACTCGTTTGCAGTTACAAGGCCGCTTCAACAACCCGCACTTCCACAGTGGCTACAATTATAAGAACCTCTCAGATGCAATTAAAACTATCATAAGGCAAGAAGGTTGGGctactcttttttttggataCAAGGCAACTTTGAGCCGTGATCTACCGTTTTCGGGCCTTCAATTTGCATTCTACGAGAAGTTCAGACAAATTGCATATTCTGTTGAGCAAAAAACACTCGACCAGGATCTTTCGCTCACTAATGAAATTTTTACCGGTGCCGCAGCGGGCGGTTTGGCTGGTATAATAACCACCCCTCTGGATGTTGTGAAAACTAGAATTCAAACCCAATTACCAGATATCCCAGAGAACGCTTCACAAAAGCAActgaaaagacaaaagacGCTAACAAACTCCATATCTAGAGGGCTTGTCACTGTCTTCAAAACTGAAGGTGTCGCAGGTCTTTTCAGCGGAGTCGGTCCGCGGTTCATATGGACAAGTGTACAGAGCAGTATCATGCTTCTACTGTATCAGATTGCATTGAAAACACTAGACAGTAAAATGTCCACCGATGACTGTCTGGAGTAATTCTTGTCAAATATTCCATTTTAAACACACTATATTAGATTAACCTACGCAACACTTTGCTTTTGCAATTAATGATCTCAATTAAGATCCAACTATCACTGTAAATACTACTtattcatcttcttcttcttcttcatcttcttctactcGCACTTTAagattttgttcttgtacATACCATGACATGACATAAAAGGAACTACCACACTTACCTTCGATATAAGATATaagaaaacaatacaaTACACTATGTCATATAAAATGTAGCCCTATGGGTCCACTGGACATAATCGTTTTCTCTGCATTTTAAATCGTTGGATTGTCGAGATTTTTAGCGAGAAGTAGAAATTCttgttttgtatatataataaaaagcATAAACGATTTGTATCTGCGTATAAGAATTAATAGTTTTGCACATGCCACAATTGCACAAAAACCAGAACAAAAGATATAGGGATCTGACAGCAACATTACCCTTTAATAGTTATAGAGGTGCAGTCGTGATATTTTAAAGCTGTTCTTTACTGCAATCTGCAAGTTTCTGCTTTTGAAGCAATTATAAGGAAAGAGCAGATGCAGTACGTGGGGAGAGCCTTTGATTCGGTTTCGAAGACGTGGTCTTCAATCAATCCTGCAACATTATCAGGAGCTATCGATGTTATTGTGGTTGAGCACCCAGATGGAGAATTGGCGTGTTCTCCATTTCACGTTAGATTTGGGAAGTTCCAGATACTAAAACCCtctcaaaagaaggttgaagTGATTGTAAATGGCCATCTAACTGATATTCCGATGAAGTTGGGGGATTCTGGAGAAGCATACTTTGTTTTCGAGACTTTGGCAGAATTAGATGATATTCCTGAAGAATTAATTTCTTCACCTGTAGCGAGCGCTGCTAGTAGTCCGGAGACTAAGCCCCATACCAAAGATTCCTTAGAAGAACCGGATTTCTTGGATATCAATGAAGCTAAGATAGAAAGGCCAGCAACTCCGACCcgaattcaaagaattaCCAAGAGGTTGACTCAAAGAGAGATTCCATCGACAGTGGACAATAACGGCGATCTATTATTGGATATAGAAGGTTATAAGACTAGTAAGAACAAAGTAAATGATACGAATGAGCTGTTAAAACAACTTTTGCATGATGAATTGGGGGAGGACATTGATTTATCGGAGTACGTAAGAGAGGATGAGAAGGGAAACATTAGAATAGTGAATCCAGAAGATAGTCATTGGGCCAATTCACCACCTAACTCGCCTCCAATGACATCTTCGGACTCTTTGTATTCTGAACAGCAGTCTATAGTAGGAGATTCCTCTTCACACGAAAGTACCCCTTCCGTCAGCACAGACACAACAAAAAGCGCAACATCAACTAGAGAAGACAATTCTGCGCGCTACATTAAGACCATCAGACTAACGTCAAAACAGCTAAAATGTTTGGACTTATCAGAGGGAGAAAATGACCTAGTTTTTTCCGTAGATAAAGGTCGCGCCCTAGTTTCTGCCAAACTCTTTTATTGGAAGTGGGATGACCCTATCGTGATTTCAGACATAGACGGAACTATAACCAAATCCGATGCATTGGGTCATGTCATGACCATGATTGGAAAGGACTGGACACACCCTGGCGTTGCTAAACTCTTCACGGAAATTAGAGGAAATGGTTATAACATAATGTATTTAACTGCAAGAACAGCAGGTCAGTCGGACTCTACAAGATCTTATTTGAGGAGTATAGTGCAGGATGGTTGTACATTACCTATTGGGCCTGTTATCTTATCTCCGGATAGAACTATTGCAGCTCTAAGAAGAGAGGTCATTCTAAAGAAACCTGAGGTCTTTAAGATTGCGTGTCTAAAAGATATGAAAGCATTGTACTTCCCCGATTCCAACGATCATGGTGATGATTCTGATGAAATTCCTACTCCCTTTATCGCAGGATTTGGAAATCGTATTACTGATGCATTGTCATATAGGGCTGTTGGGATCCCTAGTTCCCGAATTTTTACCATTAATCCAGACGGTGAAGTTCATATGGAATTATTGGAATTGGCGGGTTATAAGAGTTCGTACATCCATATTAATGAACTAGTCGACCATTTCTTTCCGCCGGTTAAAAAACATCCAATGTtggttgttgatgatgctAGAAGCATGTCAACAACTCCTGGATCCCCATATGGTACTCACGGTGTGATGACAGATGAAAAATCATTTTATCGTGCAAATGATGACAAGTATTCAGATGTTAATTTCTGGAGAGAACCCATTCCAGATCTAGATGATCTTTCGGACctcgatgaagaagaaactgaGAAGCAAGAAACTGAGAAGCAAAAGCCTACTCCATGGAAAGCACCAATCAATGAAACTATAAGAAAAGCCAATAAAAGTGTCGCATTAAGTTCTATATcaaacaacaagaagacaaTAAAGCAAGTTGAGAATTATAATAAGAGTAAcgaggatgatgatgatgataagAATGATAAtgtaaagaataaaaatgaaCACATAAATAATCACGAAATTTCCGCTACCGAGTCGACATCACGTAGAACAAGTGATGTTAACAATATTGGTCAAAGAATGTACCTGGATCTGGGTTCGCCACTATCATCACCAATAATCAGAAACCAGGATTCGGATCTGGATCTGAACTTGTCCAAAATTCAAGATGATACCCCAGCGGCCGAATATAATGAATCGAGTCCTACAccaaaaaacaaagcaaAGTCAATGCATCGTCATTCCTCTAGTGAAAAGAGCATTTTGACGCTTGATCATTTTTCCAAGCATACACCATCTACGTTGGAAATGCAGCCAGTGAATGTCTACAATGATGGCGCTGGTCCCGTTATGGATAGATTACAGCTAGATACTATACGCAAAGCTGGATCTCGACGTTCATCGGAGGTAGTCGATCCTCTAATGGCTCAAGAAGAGCAACCATTACACGCAGGTTCAATCGCAGATTCAGACACACCACGTGCATTTTCAGACAATGACTCCTCCCAAACGGAGATCGAGTCAGAAAATAATTCAgatgatgaatatgaagatgagttcgatgaagatgaggacGAATTCTAataatatgtatatatatatatgtcaATTATTGTTACGTCAATGATCCGAGACCAGAAAGGGTAATACTTCTAAGGCTGGTTAGTTTCTTCGAtacctaaaaaaaaaaaaagagaaaaacaagCTCGGAAATAATGCCCAAAAATcatgaaaagaatatatacacatagTAATAAACATAACATATACATCTATAATTAATATACATgataaaaaacaataaagtttaagaagaagaatacagGAGATGAACTAGCTGTACTTGAGCcataaaccaaaaaattGCTCTCGTGTTCTTGGGATCTTGCTCCTTTGTACTACGTTTACGGTAATATGAAACAGGAACTACTTAGATCATGCTTCTTGCCTCCGGCAATTATCTTTTGCACGCTGCATGCATCCTTTtcgtacttcttttttgaagatCCAGGCTCTACTTGTTTCTATCTTGTTTCTATAATGTTTCTGTTTCCATTTTGTTTCCACAGCTCAGGATGTGATCACCATTCCATCAGAATCGCATCATCctaaatcaaaaaaatcaccctatattattatctcatttttcaaatggCAAGCACCGTTCCGGTCAAAAGTGTAACCAACGCACATAAATGACACTGATAGTTGGAAATATAGAAAATGCCAAGCTTTGTAAAACATGCATGGTGCAGATGTACTATTCCGGATATATATGTTTACTGAGTACTCTGCGTTTCTTGTGATCATTTATGCTACTGTACTCTTGAAACATTGGAGCGGTCTGTAGCTATATTTTCCTTCCCAATAATTTTCCAGGGAAGACAGACACGTGAATATCTCTATACATAATAAGTCTCCTATAGATGAAAGAATATACAAGGGTTTAGATAGGTAAACAAGATTTTATCACAACTTTTATTGCTAAGAAACAACTATTAACAGAATGATTAATCGGCATTCAGTAATTGCAGGAGGGTTCATGTAGTAACTTCAACCTTGTTTAGCAGTGTctaatataatataacaAACTTTTCCAGTTACGGAAATGGGAGATGGTGCACGGGAAACTTTTTCTGTTGAAGCGGACATAAAATATTGTCTGATGACATCACCATCAGATATGAATTTTTATATAAGGAGGCACTGGATCTGTGAAATGGAATACGAAACACAGTCATGCGAGATTTCTAGGTGCATCAACATACACTGCCAGACATAAAGCATAAGCCGACCAtgtattttttcaattttttatttattatagTTCTATCTAGCGTCGCTCACGCTAAAGTCACGAGTTTGCCCCAGCATAGTAATGAAAAGTTCACATACTACCAGGTGAGCGCTGATAATAATACCGGGACATGTATTGAGCAGTACGCAGGGGGGCCGTTGCCTTTCACTTTCGGCTTCGAGACAGGGTCAGCCAGACACTGTTTGTTCGAGCAACACCAGAGATCAGTAGACGCATTAAGTAACATTCAGACAGCTGCTTTCATCGTGGTCAACGGCTATCATGGGCTAAAACACGCGCTAAACAGCGTGGAAGTTTCGAGCCTGGAGACTGAGGCTGAAGCTATATTGGCTGAATACGCATCCGATGGTGTACTAGATGGAATCAGTGGATGTGAACAGTATATTAATAATGCCGCCAGGTTAGTCATTAATACGTACCCATCATCTTGTTCTGGCAATAATTTAGCATCCGTCACCGACTGCTTGGACATAGGCGTGCCAAGTTTTATTCAGTATGGGTCCGATTTGAGCTATGGTTCATGATGTCATCTTAAATCAGCGAGCCAGAGCCCAGGTGTCAGCCCTAATAGTATTAACATCGTCAAGATCTACTTAGTTGACGACTGTTCGTGCTATCAACACCCATGCAACATGGGCGTGTCTGGCTGGGACAAGAAGCAAAGTGGGCATATGCCAATAATTTGCATGTCGTCACTAGACCAGAGTGTACTTATAACACTAGTTGTTAAGTCTTGATAGAACAGAGGCTATACATTCAATGGAATCATTACAGCCAGCTAGTATTTTAAGCTAATCAGACGGCCTATACGATTCAGTCATCAATATAcatttgttgttgcttgGTAAACTCCCAGTCACGTATCTTATAATCAAGATCTCTGCTATCTGATGAATCCATCGTGTTTATCAGATATATATCTAGTAGTGTATGTTGATATACCTGGGGATCTTGCATGACTATGTTGAGGTGGTCATTGCACAGATATGTTGCCtccttatataataatcCAGAttggatgatgatgttttaCCTTGAAAACCCCCTATCTTACATTCGGATACTTAGCCGCCTAATACATTGGGAGTTACTCGATCTTAAATTATGCTCTGTCTCCACAGTTCTCTTCCTTTCGTTAACTTCAAATTCCCATCAATTAGGCAACATGGCCGAGCGGTTAAGGCGAAAGATTAGAAATCTTTTGGGCTCTGCCCGCGCAGGTTCGAGTCCTGCTGTTGtcgttatttttttaacttttttatttttcattatatcAGAAAGCCAATATTCACCGAagtatattattacttCCCTTATCGTATAACCTTTTTAGGTTTTTATCGCAAACTTCCTGCCTACAGTAAGGAAATAAATACTATGTGAACAGCAAAAATTTCTAAACAAAGGCTATAAAACTAATCGTTATTTAGGCCCATGATGACCTTTGTAGGTATTATCACTTCTTAAATTAAGAAAACACACGAATTAGGCAACATGGCCGAGCGGTTAAGGCGAAAGATTAGAAATCTTTTGGGCTCTGCCCGCGCAGGTTCGAGTCCTGCTGTTGtcgttattttttttggtttttttttttaatggtGTATTAGcgtataataataaaatttACACTTTTTCAGTTGTAAATGAAAAttcaattttaatttttagttttagtaGTATAAAATCAACAGTACCTGTTAACCTTTAACCATAAATTGTCAATCGTTGCATCATCAATGCAAAATAACCATAACATATAAGAAATCGTCTCTGTTTATAATCTGTATACTGTATACCTTGTATgttttgtgtgtgtatttTGTTACTTAAATCACAGAGCGGAGTAAGTAGAATAACTAATGATAATGACGGATATTCGAACATATCAGTCTGTTTCAAAGAATCCCCTATAAAGTGTTAACCAGCAACAAATTAGACTGGGATCAGTACTTTTCATGAAGCCCGAGAAGTTCTAGAATGATTGTCTGTGGAATTCTGACCCATTTTCATTGGAGGAGTTTTTGCATTAATAGAATAAGAGCTTTCGAACCTATGTAGCCCGTGATGTGCCTGGTTTCTGTCTGCATTTACAGTAGAGTGATAACTAGAGCTCTGATTTAAACCAGCTGAGCGTTCTGAATTAACTAGCGACTGTTGTTCATCTGGCTCATTTTCTAAGTTGGGATGAGAATTGTAACTTTTTAAAGGCTTCCTTTGAGTACATGTGACAATCACACAAAGAAGTAAcgaaaacaagaacatAATACCTAGTACCGTACCTAGTGCAAAGGAGAGAGCTGGTAATGTGATATGATATCTCTCTTTATTCAACCACTGTACAGAAATAGGCCTGTCAATCATAAAGATACAAGACTCTGGGTTATGCGTAGTACACccttttttcaaaattctGACTTCTTTATCGACACCATCCACAACACTTAGTAAAAGCACATTGTCCGATGCCTCTCTACATTGCAAGGATTCTCCAGCAATAGTATCAACATTATCCTCACACTCCAATAAGATTCTTGTTTGGTTTTCAGGAAGAATGTGAAGTTTTAAGAATTTCTCCAATTTAGTATAGTTCAGGTCAATACCTTCCATCAACAAAGACCTTGGAGTTGGGATTAGCAAAGAGTATGGAGCAGAGCCTGAtagaattgaattgaattctGGATATTTTTCGAggaatatcaagaaatcgTGAGTACCTATCGTTTCTATTAGCTGTCTTAAGTTAATATCCAAAGCTTTAGGGAAAtatatttcattcaatGGATGAACGACACCTTGATTAAAGATCATATCATAACTACGTCTAAGTGCAATATCATGATCAACCGTGGATAGAGACACTGTTAGATATTCATCTTGATATTCTGTCTCCCTTGTTTTTATGTTAACCTTTTTCCCAAATAGGTTTGTTGAGTCCAATGTGAAATTAGTCTCATCTGAATATACCAAGCCATTGATAACATAGTTTTTCATTAATATGTTCAAAGCAGAAACATTCGTTTGAAGATAGTCGGTAATAAGTTGGATATTAGCCCATGAATCAAAGCAAGGCAAAAAAAGAGTGTATCCCTCGTTGTTTGGTTTTAGATCTAAGAGGTTTAACTGTTGCATGAATTTCAAAGTAGTAGAACAGTGAAAGAAAGGATTGATCGAGGGAACAAGGTCCcctggaagaagaagagcatcACTAATGATGTAAATCAGGGTATTATCCACATTTATAGGATGTGAATTCAAGATACTGTATTTTTCGTTCAAGTAAAAGTTGTCGTTAGAGTTCGAAATTTTCATTCTTTGGCACATACCGCCTAGTCTTTTATTAGAGGAACAGAACATGGATTCATACAACCGGGATGAGAGAGTTGAAGAACTGAATTCTTCGTTTAAgtcaattttcttttcaatgaaatgATACAATAACTGACTCTTGGAGAAACCTGAAGTTCCAGAATTGTCAAAGGATTCATCCTCCGTAACAAAGATGGTCTGTTCAATGGAAGGGTCAGTGACTAGGTCTTG is from Kluyveromyces marxianus DMKU3-1042 DNA, complete genome, chromosome 2 and encodes:
- the MME1 gene encoding Mme1p → MLSLSSSIPVVGTHEHPSEGIFKSQLPSKRHGSSLPPPAGEEDGKSDETVYSPILHCMLAGGIGGAIGDSAMHSLDTVKTRQQGAPTVQKYKNMIGAYRTIFVEEGLPKGLYGGYSGAMLGSFPSAAIFFATYEFTKRKMIGEWEINETFSHLTAGFLGDFVSSFVYVPSEVLKTRLQLQGRFNNPHFHSGYNYKNLSDAIKTIIRQEGWATLFFGYKATLSRDLPFSGLQFAFYEKFRQIAYSVEQKTLDQDLSLTNEIFTGAAAGGLAGIITTPLDVVKTRIQTQLPDIPENASQKQLKRQKTLTNSISRGLVTVFKTEGVAGLFSGVGPRFIWTSVQSSIMLLLYQIALKTLDSKMSTDDCLE
- the PAH1 gene encoding phosphatidate phosphatase PAH1, with the protein product MQYVGRAFDSVSKTWSSINPATLSGAIDVIVVEHPDGELACSPFHVRFGKFQILKPSQKKVEVIVNGHLTDIPMKLGDSGEAYFVFETLAELDDIPEELISSPVASAASSPETKPHTKDSLEEPDFLDINEAKIERPATPTRIQRITKRLTQREIPSTVDNNGDLLLDIEGYKTSKNKVNDTNELLKQLLHDELGEDIDLSEYVREDEKGNIRIVNPEDSHWANSPPNSPPMTSSDSLYSEQQSIVGDSSSHESTPSVSTDTTKSATSTREDNSARYIKTIRLTSKQLKCLDLSEGENDLVFSVDKGRALVSAKLFYWKWDDPIVISDIDGTITKSDALGHVMTMIGKDWTHPGVAKLFTEIRGNGYNIMYLTARTAGQSDSTRSYLRSIVQDGCTLPIGPVILSPDRTIAALRREVILKKPEVFKIACLKDMKALYFPDSNDHGDDSDEIPTPFIAGFGNRITDALSYRAVGIPSSRIFTINPDGEVHMELLELAGYKSSYIHINELVDHFFPPVKKHPMLVVDDARSMSTTPGSPYGTHGVMTDEKSFYRANDDKYSDVNFWREPIPDLDDLSDLDEEETEKQETEKQKPTPWKAPINETIRKANKSVALSSISNNKKTIKQVENYNKSNEDDDDDKNDNVKNKNEHINNHEISATESTSRRTSDVNNIGQRMYLDLGSPLSSPIIRNQDSDLDLNLSKIQDDTPAAEYNESSPTPKNKAKSMHRHSSSEKSILTLDHFSKHTPSTLEMQPVNVYNDGAGPVMDRLQLDTIRKAGSRRSSEVVDPLMAQEEQPLHAGSIADSDTPRAFSDNDSSQTEIESENNSDDEYEDEFDEDEDEF